In Natronococcus occultus SP4, the following proteins share a genomic window:
- a CDS encoding ABC transporter ATP-binding protein, whose product MDEKGPAQAATSRPTVTCKDVSHEYGGRSGTSSFGVLPWRSRGDQRTVVALRDVSLEVQSGDVISLAGPSGSGKSTLLHAMAGLIVPTQGTIELNETSLTDRSRRERARIRRDHVGFVFQRFHLLPSLSARANVAVPLVQFGLSKRERRKRASELLERVGLGDRETHQPGKLSGGEQQRVAIARALATDPAVVLADEPTGELDTETGCRVLEVLTDVAGGRTVVLASHDEHALAVTDRVVELRDGRVVDDGQ is encoded by the coding sequence ATGGATGAGAAGGGACCGGCTCAGGCCGCCACAAGCCGACCGACGGTCACCTGTAAGGACGTTTCCCACGAGTACGGGGGGCGAAGCGGTACGAGTAGCTTCGGCGTTCTTCCGTGGCGCTCGAGGGGCGATCAGAGAACGGTGGTGGCGCTCCGTGACGTTTCGCTTGAGGTCCAGTCAGGCGACGTCATCAGCCTGGCCGGTCCGAGCGGCAGCGGCAAATCCACGCTGTTGCACGCGATGGCCGGATTGATCGTGCCGACTCAGGGGACGATCGAACTGAATGAAACCTCGCTTACGGACCGCTCGAGACGCGAACGAGCACGGATCCGACGCGACCACGTCGGATTCGTCTTTCAGCGCTTTCATCTCCTTCCCTCCCTGTCCGCTAGGGCGAACGTTGCGGTCCCGCTCGTACAGTTCGGTCTCTCGAAACGCGAGCGCCGGAAACGGGCGTCCGAACTCCTCGAGCGGGTCGGATTAGGCGATCGTGAGACACATCAGCCAGGGAAACTCAGCGGCGGAGAGCAACAGCGCGTCGCGATCGCGCGGGCGCTCGCGACCGATCCGGCTGTCGTGCTCGCCGACGAACCGACCGGTGAGCTGGATACGGAGACGGGCTGTCGCGTGCTCGAGGTGCTGACGGATGTGGCCGGAGGCCGAACGGTGGTACTAGCGTCGCACGACGAACACGCCCTAGCGGTCACCGATCGCGTCGTCGAACTCCGCGACGGACGGGTGGTCGACGATGGGCAGTGA